The Campylobacter sp. CN_NE2 genome contains a region encoding:
- a CDS encoding murein hydrolase activator EnvC family protein — protein MKKILFLALALNLVFSAPNTKDKIEQTTQNLAKSQKEEKKLSQKIDEIADEILKEQNDAKKQDGELKELSKIVLELQEKHASEEKEVEKLNSQNAFLLNTQSDLENKIIDAISKELSFDLVSDINLTKSSDSIIADEVLNLLGDIMSNELSALMKDYENNKNLIDEQDKKIQTIKASMQDYNKKKDDLSQKRKLQEQKLANLKKNKDEYAKKLEKLSNEQDEIRKALEELKIINDKEEREKAEKAEKERLAKLEKERKKAEEKAKKEGKKVEEIFSSEPEPVIEDERVAKIDKKVKQYGSSYQASRVKKYTGAKTISPISGAYVKRNFGNYKDPVYNIKIFNENIVLGSKSSDTQVKSVLAGKVVFAKDTAVLDKVVILEHSGGIHTIYAHLSQIAPTIKVGSSIKKGYVLGRINSELTFEVTQQNYHINPLDLISLK, from the coding sequence ATGAAAAAGATTTTATTTTTAGCACTTGCCCTGAATTTGGTATTTTCAGCACCAAATACAAAAGATAAAATCGAGCAAACCACGCAAAATTTGGCAAAATCACAAAAGGAAGAGAAAAAACTTAGCCAAAAAATAGATGAAATCGCAGATGAAATTTTAAAAGAACAAAATGACGCCAAAAAGCAAGACGGCGAGTTAAAAGAGCTTTCAAAGATAGTTTTAGAGCTTCAAGAAAAACACGCAAGTGAAGAAAAAGAGGTAGAAAAGTTAAATTCGCAAAATGCTTTTTTGCTAAATACTCAAAGCGATTTGGAAAACAAGATCATCGATGCGATTTCAAAAGAGCTTTCTTTTGATTTGGTTAGTGATATAAATTTAACCAAAAGTAGCGATAGTATCATCGCCGATGAGGTGCTAAATTTGCTAGGCGATATAATGTCTAATGAGCTTAGTGCACTTATGAAAGATTATGAAAATAATAAAAATTTAATCGACGAACAAGATAAAAAGATACAAACTATAAAAGCCAGCATGCAAGATTACAACAAGAAAAAAGATGATTTGAGCCAAAAACGCAAACTCCAAGAGCAAAAACTAGCAAATTTGAAAAAAAACAAAGACGAATACGCTAAAAAGCTTGAAAAACTTAGCAACGAACAAGACGAAATTCGCAAAGCGTTAGAAGAGCTTAAAATCATAAATGATAAAGAAGAGCGAGAAAAAGCTGAAAAAGCAGAAAAAGAACGCCTAGCAAAACTAGAAAAAGAGCGAAAAAAAGCCGAAGAAAAGGCTAAAAAAGAGGGCAAAAAGGTAGAAGAAATTTTTTCTAGCGAACCTGAGCCTGTTATCGAAGATGAACGGGTGGCTAAAATCGATAAAAAGGTGAAGCAATATGGTTCTAGCTATCAAGCAAGTAGAGTGAAAAAATATACAGGTGCGAAAACTATATCACCGATAAGCGGGGCTTATGTCAAGCGAAATTTTGGAAATTATAAAGACCCTGTTTATAATATTAAAATTTTTAACGAAAATATCGTGCTTGGTTCAAAAAGCTCTGATACGCAGGTAAAAAGCGTTTTGGCTGGAAAGGTTGTTTTCGCCAAAGATACCGCCGTGCTTGATAAGGTTGTGATTTTGGAGCATTCAGGCGGAATTCATACGATTTATGCGCATTTAAGCCAAATCGCACCGACCATAAAAGTAGGAAGTAGTATAAAAAAGGGCTATGTTTTAGGACGGATAAATTCGGAACTGACTTTTGAAGTTACGCAGCAGAATTATCATATAAATCCGCTTGATTTGATAAGTTTGAAATAG
- the pyrH gene encoding UMP kinase, whose protein sequence is MAEYKRVLVKFSGEALAGNNGFGIDNEIVKFIAGEIKQLVDSKIEVGIVIGGGNIIRGVSAAQGGIIKRTSGDHMGMLATVINAIAMREALEYMGIDVRVQSAIKMEAICETFIIGRAKRHLEKNRVVIFAAGTGNPFFTTDTAGTLRAVEIGADAIIKATKVDGVYDKDPHKFDDAKLLSKITYDQALHDNIKVMDDTAIALAKDNSLPIIVCNMFKSGNLHKITKEGDLSFCSIVK, encoded by the coding sequence ATGGCTGAATATAAGCGAGTTTTGGTTAAGTTTTCAGGTGAGGCATTAGCCGGAAATAACGGCTTTGGTATCGATAATGAAATAGTTAAATTTATCGCAGGTGAGATAAAACAGCTCGTTGATAGCAAAATCGAAGTTGGTATTGTTATTGGCGGCGGAAATATAATTAGAGGCGTAAGTGCAGCGCAAGGCGGTATCATAAAACGCACAAGCGGCGATCACATGGGAATGTTAGCAACCGTTATAAATGCCATTGCTATGCGTGAAGCACTCGAATATATGGGAATCGATGTTCGCGTTCAAAGTGCTATCAAAATGGAAGCTATTTGCGAAACTTTCATCATCGGCAGAGCAAAAAGACATTTGGAAAAAAACCGAGTTGTTATTTTTGCAGCAGGAACGGGAAATCCATTTTTTACAACTGATACAGCAGGAACTCTAAGAGCCGTTGAAATCGGTGCTGATGCGATTATAAAAGCGACAAAAGTAGATGGTGTTTATGATAAAGACCCGCATAAATTTGATGATGCGAAACTATTATCAAAAATAACTTACGATCAAGCTTTGCACGATAATATCAAGGTTATGGACGATACTGCGATTGCATTAGCAAAGGATAATTCACTTCCGATTATAGTTTGCAATATGTTTAAAAGCGGAAATTTACACAAAATCACAAAAGAAGGCGATTTGAGTTTTTGCTCAATCGTAAAATAA
- a CDS encoding DNA-directed RNA polymerase subunit omega, whose product MRTEQIVAKALQVTGGDRYKLSLMITKRVEQLSAGEPTLLKDVDTRKMKFADIAIMELAEGKISLDGITESDK is encoded by the coding sequence TTGAGAACAGAACAAATAGTAGCAAAAGCTTTGCAAGTAACAGGCGGAGATAGATATAAACTTTCTTTGATGATTACAAAACGAGTTGAACAACTAAGCGCAGGCGAACCGACACTTTTAAAAGATGTTGATACAAGAAAAATGAAATTCGCAGACATTGCTATAATGGAACTTGCAGAAGGTAAAATAAGCTTAGATGGAATTACTGAATCAGATAAATGA
- a CDS encoding RelA/SpoT family protein has protein sequence MELLNQINEGYLDRLIEEIIGIKDINSAKELLYHLKEPTPILVDAINLCITQHEGQFRKSGEPYAIHPILVACIVSFMGGDDDMVISALLHDVVEDTDFTADQVGERFGEEVAKIVEGLTKIVNIREDKLAPSSDTNSKLRTTALTFRRMLLVSIEDVRVLVVKLCDRLHNMLTLDALRPDKQKRIGEETLLVYAPIAHRLGISSVKNMLEDLSFKYVMPDEYKTIHDYVSEHKQQLQINLNKFSERVKELLLTNGFSEDSFEMQKRLKHYYSIFLKMQRKGISIEEVLDLLAIRILVKKPMDCYLVLGILHTKFNPLISRFKDYIALPKHNGYQTIHTTVFNDSMIIEAQIRTFDMHNTAEFGVAAHWKYKYSGSMNPKLDWLSDISMQEVDETSAEDLYEYAKDSLYVEDIAVYSPKGGIFTLPRGSTALDYAYEIHSQVGLKATEAFVNRIKVPLLTELKNGDIVHIITGNEPHYRCSWLNSVKTGKARATIKSFCKQKIRDLNHEVAINILSAIFSTKQDKIISWLESENLIKKIAKAAYDSVYLKDVVNALKKYPLKEKLFKIRDKYVVEKQKFDNIVVYSNYKINSVEFDYCCNPKRGDDIIGFRSHHNVTVHHKLCERAANLMKNDEMIFVKWTRNAPHRYNVILKLENKRGSLAEFLTYLSKLQVDLVSIRLSENSETSSDFFEITIELNESLNSNFIREKLRNRYKIVDFVSQNDVYNN, from the coding sequence ATGGAATTACTGAATCAGATAAATGAGGGTTATTTAGATAGACTCATTGAAGAGATTATCGGTATTAAAGATATAAATTCTGCAAAGGAACTTTTATATCATCTAAAAGAGCCGACGCCGATTTTGGTCGATGCGATAAATTTGTGTATCACTCAGCACGAAGGTCAGTTTAGAAAAAGCGGTGAGCCTTATGCGATTCACCCGATTTTGGTCGCTTGTATAGTTTCGTTTATGGGCGGGGACGATGATATGGTGATTTCTGCGCTTCTGCACGATGTTGTCGAAGATACAGACTTTACAGCCGATCAAGTCGGAGAGAGATTTGGCGAAGAAGTCGCTAAAATCGTGGAAGGGCTAACAAAAATCGTAAATATCAGAGAAGATAAACTTGCCCCATCAAGCGATACAAATTCTAAACTTCGCACAACTGCGCTTACTTTTAGGCGAATGCTTTTAGTTTCGATTGAAGATGTGCGAGTTTTGGTTGTCAAGCTTTGTGATAGACTTCATAATATGCTGACTTTGGACGCTCTAAGACCTGATAAACAAAAACGCATAGGCGAAGAAACGCTTCTAGTTTATGCGCCTATCGCTCACAGGCTTGGAATTTCATCTGTAAAAAATATGCTCGAAGATTTAAGCTTTAAGTATGTTATGCCTGATGAATATAAAACGATTCATGATTATGTAAGCGAGCATAAACAACAACTTCAAATAAATTTAAACAAATTTAGCGAAAGAGTAAAAGAGCTTTTGCTTACAAATGGTTTTAGCGAAGATAGTTTTGAAATGCAAAAACGCTTGAAACATTACTATTCGATTTTTTTGAAAATGCAAAGAAAAGGCATTTCTATCGAAGAGGTCTTGGATTTATTGGCGATTCGAATTTTGGTTAAAAAACCTATGGATTGTTACCTTGTTTTGGGTATTTTGCATACTAAATTTAATCCACTTATCTCGCGTTTTAAGGATTATATCGCACTTCCTAAACATAACGGCTATCAAACCATACACACAACCGTTTTTAACGATAGTATGATAATTGAAGCGCAAATTCGCACTTTTGATATGCATAATACCGCCGAATTTGGCGTGGCGGCTCACTGGAAATATAAATATAGTGGATCGATGAATCCAAAGCTTGATTGGCTTAGCGACATTAGTATGCAAGAGGTCGATGAAACAAGCGCAGAAGATTTATATGAATATGCAAAAGATAGCCTATATGTCGAAGATATAGCAGTTTATTCGCCAAAAGGCGGAATTTTTACGCTTCCACGTGGTTCGACGGCGTTAGACTATGCTTACGAAATCCACTCGCAAGTTGGCCTAAAAGCGACAGAAGCCTTTGTAAATCGCATAAAAGTACCACTTTTAACCGAGCTTAAAAACGGAGATATTGTTCATATCATCACAGGAAATGAGCCGCATTATCGTTGTAGTTGGTTAAATTCGGTCAAAACAGGAAAAGCAAGGGCTACAATCAAAAGTTTTTGCAAACAAAAGATAAGAGATTTAAATCACGAAGTAGCAATCAATATATTATCTGCGATATTTAGCACAAAACAAGATAAAATCATAAGTTGGCTAGAAAGTGAAAATTTAATAAAAAAAATAGCAAAAGCAGCTTACGATAGCGTATATTTAAAAGATGTTGTCAATGCGCTAAAAAAATATCCGCTTAAAGAAAAGCTCTTTAAAATTCGTGATAAATATGTCGTGGAGAAGCAAAAATTCGATAATATTGTAGTTTATTCAAATTATAAAATAAATTCGGTAGAATTCGATTATTGTTGCAATCCAAAAAGGGGAGATGATATAATTGGTTTTAGAAGTCATCATAATGTAACCGTTCATCACAAACTTTGTGAAAGAGCGGCAAATTTGATGAAAAATGATGAGATGATTTTTGTAAAATGGACGAGAAATGCGCCACATCGTTACAATGTCATCTTAAAACTTGAAAACAAACGAGGTTCGTTGGCTGAGTTTTTGACATATTTGTCTAAGTTACAGGTGGATTTGGTCTCAATTAGACTTAGCGAAAATTCAGAAACTTCATCCGATTTCTTTGAAATTACGATAGAATTAAATGAAAGTTTAAATTCAAATTTCATAAGAGAAAAATTACGAAATCGCTATAAAATAGTTGATTTTGTTTCACAAAACGATGTTTATAATAACTAA
- the tyrS gene encoding tyrosine--tRNA ligase: protein MADIKEIMENFKRGVAEIIGEEQIEALIKNYYDKKQNYHIKIGLDPTAPDLHLGHTVVLNKLAFLQQHGAIVQFLIGDFTAQIGDPSGKSETRKKLDHATVLKNAKTYQEQVFKILDKDRTVVMFNSEWSNRLGAAGMIELASTYNVARMLERDDFTKRFRNEQPISISEFLYPLLQGYDSVCMKSDIEFGGTDQKFNLLMGRQLQRTYGVGKEQAVVMMPLLVGTDGVNKMSKSLNNYIGVTDEPNDMYGKIMSISDDLMWDWYNLLSNNSNEELALIKNFVEDGTIHPKAAKEALAMEIVTRFYSEEISLKAKEEFDKVHGNNELPTEIPEFKIGSPAWIVKAIMSCKLAPSSSEARRLIKSNAVSLDQNKVTDEQLQLSSGEYVLQVGKKKFAKLIVE from the coding sequence ATGGCTGACATAAAAGAGATTATGGAGAATTTTAAAAGAGGTGTTGCCGAAATTATCGGCGAAGAGCAAATCGAAGCTCTTATAAAAAATTATTACGATAAAAAACAAAATTATCATATTAAAATTGGGCTTGATCCAACTGCGCCAGATTTGCATTTAGGGCATACTGTTGTTTTAAATAAACTTGCATTTTTGCAACAACACGGAGCGATAGTGCAATTTTTAATCGGCGATTTTACCGCTCAAATCGGAGATCCAAGCGGTAAGAGCGAAACTAGAAAAAAACTAGATCACGCAACTGTGCTAAAAAATGCTAAAACTTATCAAGAACAAGTTTTTAAAATTTTAGATAAAGATAGAACCGTAGTTATGTTTAACTCAGAGTGGTCAAATCGCCTTGGAGCAGCTGGCATGATAGAGCTTGCTAGCACCTACAATGTCGCTAGAATGCTAGAAAGAGATGATTTTACAAAACGATTTAGAAATGAACAACCAATTAGTATTAGTGAATTTTTGTATCCTCTTTTGCAAGGTTATGACAGTGTTTGTATGAAATCTGACATCGAATTTGGCGGAACAGATCAAAAATTTAATCTTCTTATGGGTCGCCAACTTCAACGCACTTATGGTGTCGGAAAAGAACAAGCCGTCGTTATGATGCCGCTTTTAGTGGGAACTGACGGCGTAAATAAAATGAGTAAAAGCCTAAATAACTATATCGGCGTAACCGACGAGCCAAATGATATGTATGGCAAGATTATGAGTATTAGCGATGATTTGATGTGGGATTGGTATAATCTATTAAGCAATAATTCAAACGAAGAATTGGCTCTAATCAAAAATTTTGTCGAAGACGGTACAATTCACCCAAAAGCAGCAAAAGAAGCTTTGGCAATGGAGATTGTTACTAGATTTTATAGTGAAGAAATTTCACTAAAAGCAAAAGAAGAATTTGATAAAGTTCATGGCAATAATGAGCTTCCTACCGAAATTCCTGAATTTAAAATCGGCTCTCCTGCTTGGATTGTAAAGGCGATTATGTCTTGCAAACTAGCGCCATCTAGCTCGGAAGCTAGACGCTTAATAAAATCAAATGCCGTTAGCCTAGATCAAAATAAAGTAACAGACGAGCAGCTTCAACTAAGTTCGGGCGAATATGTTTTACAAGTCGGTAAGAAAAAATTTGCAAAACTTATTGTAGAGTAA
- a CDS encoding nitronate monooxygenase, with product MQSLKIGKYEIKYPIFQGGMGLGISWDKLAGSVSLNGCLGIVSSVGTGYYENRAHITKEINSKPFGSDNFYSKAGLTAVIENARKICGDLPLGVNIMYAASDYARVVKDACEAGINIIVSGAGLPTNLPEFTANFKDVALVPIVSSAKALKIICKRWTQRYDRLPDAVVLEGPLSGGHQGFTYEQCTDPEYQLEKLIPQVKEEIKAWGDFPLIAAGGIWDKDDIDRAMNLGADGVQMGTRFIGTFECDAADGFKEVILNSTKETIELLKSPVGYPARGIRTNLINLVAKKEGPKIQCVSNCVSPCERGKGAKEVGYCIADRLADAYHGVKETGLFFTGANGYKLKEIISVKDLIKKLVNGENS from the coding sequence ATGCAAAGCTTAAAAATTGGCAAATACGAGATTAAATATCCGATATTTCAAGGTGGAATGGGTCTTGGTATTAGCTGGGATAAATTAGCAGGAAGCGTTAGCTTAAATGGTTGTCTTGGCATCGTAAGCTCCGTTGGAACGGGATATTATGAAAATAGGGCACATATCACAAAAGAGATAAATTCTAAACCTTTTGGAAGCGATAATTTCTACTCAAAAGCAGGTCTAACAGCAGTTATCGAAAATGCTAGAAAAATTTGTGGCGATTTGCCGCTTGGCGTAAATATTATGTATGCGGCGAGTGATTATGCAAGAGTTGTCAAAGATGCTTGTGAAGCAGGGATTAACATTATCGTAAGTGGTGCCGGGCTTCCTACAAATTTGCCCGAATTTACGGCAAATTTTAAAGATGTCGCACTTGTGCCGATAGTTTCATCGGCAAAAGCGTTAAAAATCATCTGCAAACGCTGGACGCAAAGATACGATCGTTTGCCTGATGCCGTTGTTTTAGAAGGACCACTAAGCGGCGGTCATCAAGGATTTACTTACGAGCAATGCACAGACCCAGAGTATCAACTAGAAAAACTAATTCCGCAAGTAAAAGAAGAAATCAAAGCGTGGGGCGATTTTCCGTTAATCGCAGCTGGCGGAATTTGGGATAAAGATGACATAGATAGAGCCATGAATTTGGGCGCTGACGGCGTTCAAATGGGAACCAGATTTATCGGCACTTTTGAGTGCGACGCAGCTGATGGTTTTAAAGAAGTTATTTTAAATTCGACAAAAGAGACAATTGAGCTTTTAAAATCGCCCGTTGGTTACCCAGCTCGTGGAATTAGAACAAATTTGATAAATTTGGTTGCTAAAAAAGAAGGACCAAAAATTCAGTGCGTTAGCAACTGTGTAAGTCCGTGCGAACGGGGCAAGGGCGCAAAAGAAGTAGGGTATTGTATTGCCGATCGCCTAGCCGATGCGTATCACGGTGTCAAAGAAACGGGGTTGTTTTTCACAGGCGCAAACGGCTACAAGCTAAAAGAGATAATTTCCGTTAAGGATTTGATTAAAAAATTGGTAAATGGCGAAAATAGTTAA
- a CDS encoding N-acetylmuramoyl-L-alanine amidase has protein sequence MAKIVKFLLIFLCAICLHAGEYDEFFTKFDKTFKSANLQEQQNLHNELKNVYLRTSTSSQKEYRIDALKRLIFSSKALDYNANSYESELKRLGGEYDYPANLTLTKKENSTKNSQNSQNVASNPPKNSSNELEKLKPQNSNSNSQNSQPTIVNSQNPKEIKTAKKLDPKTAKLSLNSAQVSQNELMLEFNREISPKEFKNFVLQNSERYRFVIDFDGVQNSKNKLFNGILVDEIRIAQRDLKSVRIVLSSIEKFSANLGFDKNILTIKVVQDTQKIANYDKKTDKANSQNESKKTASTPAPISRTPSSATTTSTKYNSTKGKIIVIDPGHGGKDPGALGNGLKEKTIVLNTAKKLGELLKKRGYKVHYTRSNDIFINLKSRTAFANKKNADMFISIHTNAAPNKKQAPNFSGVETFFLSPARSERSKNAAALENKGDLEDMNEFSQETFLNFLNREKIIASNKLAIDIQGYILNSVQKFKSKDGGVREAPFWVLVGATMPAVLIELGYISHPDEGKLLGKNEYQNALANGIANGVDAYFYKNK, from the coding sequence ATGGCGAAAATAGTTAAATTTTTACTCATTTTTTTATGTGCGATTTGTTTGCACGCCGGTGAATATGATGAATTTTTTACCAAATTCGACAAAACATTTAAGAGTGCGAATTTACAAGAACAACAAAATTTGCACAATGAATTAAAAAATGTCTATCTTCGCACTTCGACAAGTTCTCAAAAAGAGTATCGCATAGATGCGCTAAAAAGGCTGATTTTTAGTTCAAAAGCGCTTGATTATAATGCAAATAGTTATGAAAGCGAGCTAAAAAGGCTCGGCGGGGAGTATGATTATCCTGCGAATTTAACCCTTACAAAAAAGGAAAATAGCACTAAAAATTCGCAAAATTCACAAAATGTTGCATCAAATCCACCAAAGAATTCTAGTAATGAGCTAGAAAAGTTAAAGCCACAAAATTCAAATTCGAATTCGCAAAATTCGCAACCAACGATAGTAAATTCGCAAAATCCAAAAGAGATAAAGACAGCCAAAAAACTAGATCCAAAAACAGCAAAACTATCGCTAAATTCGGCACAAGTATCTCAAAATGAGCTAATGCTTGAATTTAACAGAGAAATTTCGCCAAAAGAATTTAAAAATTTTGTTTTGCAAAACAGCGAACGCTATCGCTTTGTGATTGATTTTGACGGGGTGCAAAACTCCAAAAATAAGCTTTTTAATGGAATTTTGGTTGATGAAATTAGGATTGCGCAAAGAGATTTAAAAAGTGTTCGAATAGTTTTAAGCTCAATAGAAAAATTTAGTGCAAATTTAGGTTTTGATAAAAATATTTTAACCATTAAAGTCGTTCAAGACACTCAAAAAATCGCAAATTATGATAAAAAAACCGACAAAGCGAATTCGCAAAATGAGAGCAAAAAAACAGCTTCTACTCCTGCGCCGATTTCAAGGACTCCGAGTTCGGCAACCACGACAAGCACAAAGTATAACTCCACAAAAGGTAAAATTATCGTAATTGATCCCGGTCACGGCGGCAAAGATCCGGGCGCTCTTGGCAACGGATTAAAAGAAAAAACGATTGTTTTAAATACGGCAAAAAAGCTTGGCGAGTTGCTTAAAAAACGAGGATATAAGGTGCATTATACGAGATCAAACGACATATTTATAAATTTAAAATCTCGCACGGCATTTGCAAATAAGAAAAATGCCGATATGTTTATTTCTATTCATACAAACGCTGCTCCAAATAAAAAACAAGCACCGAATTTCAGCGGTGTAGAAACATTTTTTCTAAGTCCTGCTAGAAGCGAGCGTTCGAAAAATGCCGCCGCTCTTGAAAATAAGGGCGATTTAGAAGATATGAACGAATTTTCGCAAGAGACATTTTTAAATTTTTTAAATCGCGAAAAAATCATTGCCTCAAACAAACTTGCTATCGATATTCAAGGCTATATTCTTAACTCTGTGCAAAAATTCAAGTCCAAAGACGGTGGTGTTAGAGAAGCGCCGTTTTGGGTTTTAGTGGGTGCGACAATGCCTGCTGTTTTAATCGAGCTTGGATATATAAGTCACCCTGATGAAGGCAAACTGCTAGGCAAAAATGAGTATCAAAACGCACTTGCAAACGGCATCGCAAACGGCGTAGATGCGTATTTTTATAAAAATAAATAG
- the mnmC gene encoding bifunctional tRNA (5-methylaminomethyl-2-thiouridine)(34)-methyltransferase MnmD/FAD-dependent 5-carboxymethylaminomethyl-2-thiouridine(34) oxidoreductase MnmC — MIYKNNTLYSEKFDDFYFNSDSPVGESEFVFASVLNEIWDSKSEFIVAETGFGIGRNFLTLCKKFAKSGKKLHFVSIEKYPFSKSELKEIYAKFGEFNGLWQRLVKKYPKNLIHGINRINFSKNIILDLCVGDVSEILGELEFDADVWFLDGFSPSKNQEMWSDEIILKIANLSKIGTKIATYTSARNVANSLEKNGFEVEKVQGFGKKREMIRAKKIKNNEFIKNSHFSRPKISINLPKKTSVLIVGAGIAGLVVATKLKKLGFRVKIAEKQGEVATNGSSNFCGVAEPLITQNGVKLGEMHICAFLQAYKFYKKFAPKKLIKFNGVKEFAYDGELKERYKNAKSEIFKFCQKSAKNEPYDYIFIKNGALARPKKICKFLSTKFEILFSHEFINFTRKNEKYEVKFSTPKGEKIDFCDILIFACGSHSEELFGKGQNPKTNLNKFVQISSVRGQTTLLKPCVKTKIPLSARGYICPAIKNRQLIGATYDRLLYHDGPRKEDDLRNLESVSEFFGKKPKIIASNVGYRSYSGDRFPLVGAFVSENEFIRDFKSLPWTKNKPSNLRPKYLPNLYITTAHGSRGLTTAILGAELLCDYILNRPLCVVKSVANELNPNRFLIRKLKKGLVK, encoded by the coding sequence ATGATTTACAAAAACAACACACTTTATAGCGAGAAATTTGACGATTTTTATTTCAACTCTGATAGCCCCGTTGGCGAGAGCGAGTTTGTTTTTGCTAGTGTTTTAAATGAAATTTGGGATAGCAAGAGCGAATTTATCGTAGCTGAAACAGGCTTTGGCATAGGACGAAATTTTTTAACGCTTTGCAAAAAATTTGCAAAAAGTGGTAAAAAACTGCACTTTGTCAGTATCGAAAAGTATCCTTTTTCAAAATCAGAACTCAAAGAAATTTATGCTAAATTTGGCGAATTTAACGGACTTTGGCAAAGGTTAGTTAAAAAATATCCAAAAAATTTAATCCACGGCATTAACCGAATAAATTTTAGCAAAAATATTATTTTGGATTTGTGTGTCGGCGATGTTAGCGAGATTTTGGGTGAGCTTGAATTTGACGCTGATGTGTGGTTCTTAGACGGCTTTTCGCCTAGTAAAAACCAAGAAATGTGGAGCGATGAGATTATCCTTAAAATCGCAAATTTAAGCAAAATAGGCACAAAAATCGCAACTTATACAAGTGCTAGAAATGTTGCAAATTCGCTTGAAAAAAATGGTTTTGAAGTAGAGAAGGTGCAGGGTTTTGGCAAAAAACGCGAAATGATACGAGCCAAAAAAATCAAAAATAATGAATTTATAAAAAATAGCCATTTTTCTCGCCCTAAAATTTCGATAAATTTGCCAAAAAAAACAAGCGTTTTGATTGTGGGAGCGGGGATTGCAGGGCTTGTGGTGGCAACAAAACTAAAAAAGCTTGGATTTCGCGTTAAAATCGCAGAAAAGCAGGGCGAAGTCGCCACAAACGGAAGTAGTAATTTTTGCGGTGTGGCTGAACCACTTATCACGCAAAACGGCGTGAAACTAGGTGAAATGCATATTTGTGCGTTTTTACAGGCTTATAAATTTTATAAAAAATTTGCCCCAAAAAAGCTAATAAAATTTAACGGCGTGAAAGAATTTGCTTATGATGGCGAGCTAAAAGAGCGTTACAAAAATGCCAAAAGCGAGATTTTTAAATTTTGCCAAAAAAGCGCCAAAAACGAGCCTTATGACTATATTTTTATCAAAAACGGAGCACTGGCAAGACCAAAGAAAATTTGCAAATTTTTATCAACAAAATTTGAGATTTTATTTTCGCACGAATTTATAAATTTTACAAGAAAAAACGAAAAATACGAAGTAAAATTTTCTACGCCAAAAGGCGAAAAAATCGACTTTTGCGACATTTTGATTTTTGCTTGTGGTAGCCATAGCGAAGAACTTTTTGGCAAAGGGCAAAATCCAAAAACAAATCTTAATAAATTCGTGCAAATTAGCTCTGTGCGTGGCCAGACCACGCTTTTAAAGCCGTGCGTGAAAACAAAAATTCCGCTTTCGGCGCGTGGCTATATATGCCCTGCGATTAAAAATCGCCAACTCATCGGTGCAACTTACGATAGGCTTTTATACCACGATGGTCCTCGCAAAGAAGATGATTTGCGAAATTTAGAAAGTGTTAGCGAATTTTTTGGCAAAAAACCAAAAATCATCGCTTCAAATGTCGGCTATCGCTCATATAGTGGCGATAGATTTCCGCTAGTCGGGGCTTTTGTAAGCGAAAATGAATTTATAAGGGATTTTAAAAGTTTGCCTTGGACGAAAAATAAGCCTTCAAATTTACGCCCAAAATATCTGCCAAATTTATATATCACAACGGCGCATGGTTCGCGTGGGCTAACGACGGCAATTTTAGGGGCTGAACTTTTGTGTGATTATATTTTAAATCGTCCGCTTTGCGTGGTAAAAAGCGTGGCAAATGAGCTAAATCCAAATAGATTTTTGATACGAAAACTCAAAAAAGGGCTAGTAAAATGA
- a CDS encoding Sua5/YciO/YrdC/YwlC family protein, with translation MIFLAQTDTTAGFLSKDFTELNKAKGRALDTPCVITLSKFSKLKNFVRVPNLHKNLIRRAKKTTILYPNSLAVRVVKDCEHSKFLDEFGFMYSTSANLHGEKFDFKTAEKIADFVVDSEFTENPPSKILKISKSKIKKIR, from the coding sequence ATGATTTTTTTAGCTCAAACAGATACTACCGCGGGATTTTTAAGCAAAGATTTTACCGAACTTAACAAGGCAAAAGGAAGAGCGCTAGATACGCCGTGCGTAATAACGCTAAGTAAATTTAGTAAGCTAAAAAATTTTGTGCGAGTGCCAAATTTGCATAAAAATTTAATCCGCAGAGCCAAAAAAACTACGATTTTGTATCCAAATTCCCTTGCCGTGCGTGTCGTCAAAGACTGCGAACACTCAAAATTCCTTGATGAATTTGGATTTATGTATTCGACTTCTGCAAACCTGCACGGGGAAAAATTTGATTTCAAAACTGCTGAAAAAATCGCCGATTTTGTCGTCGATAGTGAATTTACCGAAAACCCCCCGTCAAAAATTTTAAAAATTTCAAAAAGTAAAATCAAAAAAATTAGGTAA